A region of Pseudomonas saponiphila DNA encodes the following proteins:
- a CDS encoding NAD(P)H-hydrate dehydratase: MPQTKHPFPEVQLLTGGHLPCLKGRPVDAHKGQFGHLLLIGGDRGFAGAALLSAESALRSGAGMVSLATRSEHVAAALARLPEVMTQGTDSANQLMGLLAKASVLVIGPGLGQGAWGRSLLSAAANAPLPQVWDADALNLLAQGKLHLPTGSVITPHPGEAARLLGLTCAAVQADRPAAARALSAKYAAVAVLKGAGSLIASPDGQLARCDAGHPAMATAGLGDVLAGLIGALLAQGLPAFDAACLGVWLHACAGERQGKLGRGLAASDLIPAIRQLLEEQSPCLS; the protein is encoded by the coding sequence ATGCCGCAGACAAAACACCCATTTCCTGAGGTTCAATTGCTGACTGGCGGTCATTTGCCGTGCTTGAAGGGCCGGCCTGTGGATGCCCATAAGGGTCAGTTCGGCCATCTGTTGCTGATCGGCGGCGATCGCGGCTTTGCCGGCGCCGCGCTGTTGAGCGCGGAAAGTGCCTTGCGCAGTGGCGCGGGAATGGTTTCCCTGGCGACCCGCAGCGAACACGTGGCGGCTGCACTGGCGCGGCTGCCGGAAGTCATGACCCAAGGCACTGATTCGGCCAACCAACTGATGGGGCTGCTGGCCAAGGCGTCGGTGTTGGTGATTGGCCCAGGCTTGGGGCAGGGGGCGTGGGGACGCAGTCTGTTATCCGCAGCGGCCAATGCACCCTTGCCGCAAGTCTGGGATGCCGATGCGCTGAACCTGTTGGCGCAGGGCAAGCTGCACCTGCCCACTGGCAGTGTGATCACGCCCCATCCTGGAGAGGCGGCCCGTCTGCTGGGCCTGACCTGCGCGGCGGTTCAGGCCGATCGGCCGGCGGCGGCCCGGGCCTTGAGTGCAAAATATGCGGCGGTTGCGGTGCTCAAGGGCGCCGGCAGCCTGATCGCCAGTCCCGATGGGCAACTGGCGCGCTGTGATGCCGGGCACCCGGCAATGGCGACTGCGGGGCTGGGGGATGTGCTCGCGGGGCTGATTGGTGCGTTGCTGGCGCAGGGGTTGCCGGCGTTCGATGCGGCTTGCCTGGGTGTCTGGCTGCATGCCTGCGCCGGTGAGCGACAAGGCAAATTGGGCCGCGGGCTGGCGGCCAGTGATCTTATTCCAGCCATTCGTCAGTTGTTGGAGGAGCAATCACCGTGTCTGAGTTAA
- the tsaE gene encoding tRNA (adenosine(37)-N6)-threonylcarbamoyltransferase complex ATPase subunit type 1 TsaE — translation MSELTLYLADEQAMVEFGARIAHVTQGVGVIFLEGDLGAGKTTLSRGIIRGLGHAGAVKSPTFTLVEPYEIGAVRAFHFDLYRLVDPEELEFLGIRDYFEGDALCLLEWPQKGAGFLPKPDLTITITPHNNGRSVHLLSQGSRGESWCAALALEFK, via the coding sequence GTGTCTGAGTTAACCCTTTATCTGGCCGACGAGCAGGCCATGGTGGAATTTGGTGCACGCATTGCTCACGTCACCCAGGGGGTAGGGGTGATTTTTCTCGAGGGCGACCTGGGGGCGGGTAAAACCACCTTGTCCCGAGGGATCATCCGCGGGCTGGGGCATGCAGGGGCGGTGAAGAGCCCGACCTTCACCCTGGTGGAGCCCTACGAGATAGGCGCGGTGAGGGCCTTTCACTTCGATCTGTATCGTTTGGTGGACCCGGAGGAGCTGGAGTTTCTGGGCATTCGCGACTACTTCGAAGGCGATGCGCTGTGCCTCTTGGAGTGGCCCCAGAAGGGTGCAGGCTTTTTGCCAAAGCCTGACCTGACCATTACCATTACCCCGCATAACAATGGGCGTTCTGTGCATCTGTTGTCTCAAGGCTCGCGAGGCGAGTCCTGGTGTGCCGCTTTGGCGTTGGAATTCAAATAA
- a CDS encoding N-acetylmuramoyl-L-alanine amidase produces the protein MGLGMRIRALVAVVGLLLTALAVDAVAATQVRSVRLWRAPDNTRLVFDLSGPVQHSVFTLTAPDRLVIDINGATLGGPLNVATANTPITAMRSAQRTPSDLRVVIDLKKAVTPKSFTLAPNAQYGNRLVVDLFDNPSDAAAPAAPPPTVTTVPAVPVTPAEPAIKLPPAPAGKRDIIVVIDAGHGGEDPGASGSRGQHEKDVVLAIARELQRQINGLKGFRAELTRTGDYFIPLRGRTEIARKKGADLFVSIHADAAPSAAAFGASVFALSERGATSETARWLADSENRSDLIGGAGNVSLDDKDRMLAGVLLDLSMTASLTSSLNVGQKVLNNIGRVTPLHKQRVEQAGFMVLKSPDIPSILVETGFISNSNEASKLATASHQQALARSISSGVRQFFQQNPPPGTYIAWLRDSGKIAQGPRDHRVSPGETLAMIAVRYQVSAATLRSANNLKSDELKVGQVLTIPGTELAAKE, from the coding sequence ATGGGGTTAGGTATGCGCATTCGCGCGTTGGTTGCTGTCGTAGGACTGTTGCTTACGGCATTGGCCGTCGATGCTGTGGCCGCGACACAGGTTCGCAGCGTCCGCTTGTGGCGGGCCCCGGACAACACGCGACTGGTTTTCGACCTGTCCGGTCCGGTTCAGCACAGCGTCTTTACCCTGACGGCCCCGGATCGTCTGGTAATTGATATCAATGGTGCGACCCTCGGCGGCCCGCTGAACGTCGCCACGGCCAACACTCCTATTACTGCCATGCGTTCGGCGCAGCGCACCCCCAGCGATTTGCGGGTGGTCATCGACCTGAAAAAGGCCGTCACGCCGAAAAGCTTCACCCTGGCGCCCAACGCGCAGTACGGCAATCGCCTGGTAGTCGACCTGTTCGACAACCCATCCGACGCGGCGGCGCCTGCGGCTCCGCCACCGACAGTGACGACTGTTCCCGCCGTGCCTGTCACGCCTGCCGAGCCGGCAATCAAGCTGCCTCCGGCGCCAGCTGGCAAGCGCGACATCATTGTGGTGATCGATGCCGGCCACGGCGGTGAAGACCCGGGTGCGTCCGGCTCTCGTGGCCAGCACGAGAAGGATGTGGTGCTGGCCATCGCCCGCGAGTTGCAGCGTCAGATCAATGGCCTCAAGGGTTTCCGCGCCGAGCTGACCCGGACTGGCGACTATTTCATCCCGTTGCGTGGTCGTACCGAGATCGCGCGGAAGAAGGGCGCTGACCTGTTCGTCTCGATTCATGCTGACGCCGCGCCTTCGGCTGCTGCCTTTGGTGCTTCTGTGTTCGCTTTGTCCGAACGCGGCGCCACTTCGGAAACCGCCCGCTGGCTGGCGGACAGTGAAAACCGTTCCGACCTGATCGGCGGGGCTGGCAACGTCAGCCTCGATGACAAGGACCGCATGCTGGCCGGGGTGCTGCTCGACCTGTCGATGACCGCGTCGCTGACTTCGAGTCTGAATGTCGGGCAGAAAGTCCTGAACAACATTGGCCGGGTTACGCCGTTGCACAAGCAGCGGGTGGAGCAGGCGGGGTTCATGGTGCTCAAGTCACCGGATATTCCATCGATCCTGGTGGAAACCGGCTTTATCTCCAACTCCAACGAAGCTTCGAAGCTGGCCACCGCCAGCCATCAGCAGGCCTTGGCACGCTCCATCAGCAGCGGCGTGCGGCAGTTCTTCCAGCAGAATCCGCCACCGGGCACTTACATTGCCTGGCTGCGGGACTCCGGCAAGATCGCCCAGGGGCCTCGTGATCACCGGGTCAGCCCGGGAGAAACCCTGGCCATGATCGCCGTGCGCTATCAGGTGTCGGCGGCCACCCTGCGCAGTGCCAACAATCTGAAAAGCGATGAGTTGAAAGTGGGGCAGGTCTTGACCATCCCCGGTACAGAATTGGCGGCCAAGGAATGA
- the mutL gene encoding DNA mismatch repair endonuclease MutL has product MNDSVISGARIELLSPRLANQIAAGEVVERPASVIKELLENSLDSGAKRIDVDVEQAGVKLLRVRDDGSGISSDDLPLALARHATSKIRDLEDLERVMSLGFRGEALASISSVARLTLTSRTRDAEQAWQVETEGRDMAPRVQPAAHPVGTSVEVRDLFFNTPARRKFLKAEKTEFDHLQEVIKRLALARFDVAFHLRHNGKSILSLHEAKDDAARARRVAAVCGSGFLEQALPIEVERNGLHLWGWVGLPTFSRSQADLQYFYVNGRAVRDKLVAHAVRQAYRDVLFNGRHPTFVLFFEVDPSVVDVNVHPTKHEVRFRDGRMVHDFLYGTLHRALGDVRPEDQLAAPAAVAGIVRPTGLEAGEFGPQGEMRLAANLALEPQQSQPGLSAPGTGAGSGYQYQYTPRPQPVLPAAEAQGVYREFFAPLPGTSATTLPEGQEDIPPLGYALAQLKGIYILAENALGLVLVDMHAAHERIMYERLKVAMASEGLSGQPLLVPESIAVSQREADCAEEHAAWFQRLGFELQRLGPESLAIRQIPALLKQAEANRLVHDVLADLMEYGTSDRIQAHLNELLGTMACHGAIRANRRLAVAEMNGLLRDMENTERSGQCNHGRPTWTQLGLDDLDKLFLRGR; this is encoded by the coding sequence ATGAATGATTCGGTAATCAGCGGCGCGCGAATCGAGCTGCTCAGCCCGCGGCTGGCCAACCAGATTGCTGCAGGCGAGGTTGTCGAGCGTCCTGCCTCGGTGATCAAGGAACTCTTGGAAAACAGCCTGGACTCCGGTGCCAAGCGTATCGATGTGGATGTCGAGCAGGCTGGGGTCAAGCTGTTGCGGGTCCGCGACGACGGTAGCGGCATCTCTTCCGACGATTTGCCGTTGGCTCTGGCGCGGCACGCCACCAGCAAGATCCGCGACCTGGAAGACCTGGAGCGGGTGATGAGCCTGGGGTTCCGGGGTGAGGCCCTGGCCTCCATCAGTTCCGTGGCGCGCCTGACCCTGACGTCGCGGACCCGGGATGCCGAGCAGGCGTGGCAAGTGGAAACCGAAGGCCGGGACATGGCGCCGCGAGTTCAGCCGGCGGCCCATCCGGTGGGTACTTCGGTGGAAGTGCGCGACCTGTTCTTCAATACACCGGCCCGGCGCAAGTTCCTCAAGGCCGAAAAAACCGAGTTCGATCACCTGCAGGAAGTGATCAAGCGTCTGGCCCTGGCGCGCTTCGATGTGGCTTTCCACTTGCGCCACAACGGTAAGAGCATCCTCAGCCTGCACGAAGCCAAGGACGACGCGGCCCGCGCCCGGCGTGTGGCGGCGGTTTGCGGTTCGGGCTTCCTGGAGCAGGCGCTGCCCATCGAGGTTGAACGCAATGGCCTGCATCTATGGGGCTGGGTAGGGTTGCCGACGTTCTCCCGCAGTCAGGCGGACTTGCAGTATTTCTACGTCAACGGTCGTGCGGTGCGCGACAAACTGGTGGCCCACGCGGTGCGCCAAGCCTACCGCGATGTGCTGTTCAACGGCCGGCATCCGACGTTTGTGCTGTTTTTCGAGGTCGATCCGTCGGTGGTCGATGTCAACGTGCACCCGACCAAGCACGAAGTGCGCTTTCGTGATGGGCGCATGGTGCATGACTTCCTCTACGGCACTTTGCACCGGGCCCTTGGCGATGTACGCCCTGAAGATCAGTTGGCGGCACCGGCAGCGGTGGCCGGTATCGTCCGGCCGACAGGCCTTGAGGCCGGTGAGTTCGGGCCTCAGGGCGAAATGCGTCTGGCCGCGAACCTCGCTCTGGAGCCGCAGCAATCCCAGCCCGGCCTCAGCGCGCCGGGCACGGGGGCCGGCAGCGGCTATCAGTATCAGTACACCCCGCGTCCCCAGCCGGTATTGCCGGCGGCGGAAGCCCAGGGCGTCTATCGCGAATTCTTTGCCCCGCTGCCCGGTACGTCGGCCACCACCCTGCCGGAAGGGCAGGAGGACATTCCGCCTCTGGGCTACGCCCTGGCCCAGCTCAAGGGCATCTATATTCTTGCGGAGAATGCACTGGGCCTGGTGTTGGTGGATATGCACGCCGCCCATGAGCGGATCATGTACGAGCGCTTGAAAGTGGCCATGGCCAGCGAAGGCCTGAGTGGCCAGCCGCTGTTGGTGCCGGAGTCGATTGCTGTCAGCCAGCGTGAAGCCGATTGCGCGGAAGAACATGCCGCCTGGTTCCAGCGACTGGGCTTCGAGCTGCAGCGTCTGGGGCCTGAGTCCCTGGCCATTCGGCAGATCCCGGCATTGTTGAAGCAGGCGGAAGCCAATCGCCTGGTGCACGACGTGCTGGCGGACCTGATGGAATACGGCACCAGCGACCGGATCCAGGCCCATCTCAATGAGCTGCTCGGCACCATGGCCTGCCATGGCGCGATCCGTGCCAATCGGCGTCTGGCCGTGGCGGAGATGAACGGCTTGCTGCGGGATATGGAAAATACCGAGCGCAGTGGTCAGTGCAATCATGGTCGACCGACCTGGACTCAATTGGGTCTGGACGATTTGGACAAACTCTTTCTGCGCGGCCGTTGA
- the miaA gene encoding tRNA (adenosine(37)-N6)-dimethylallyltransferase MiaA, with translation MTQLPPAIFLMGPTAAGKTDLAIELSKVLPCELISVDSALVYRGMDIGTAKPSRELLAQYPHRLIDILDPAESYSAADFRTDALAAMADITARGKIPLLVGGTMLYYKALLEGLADMPPADLQVRAELEEEAQRLGWQALHDQLAAVDPESAARIHPNDPQRLTRALEVYRVSGLTMTAHRQRQLAQSTEAGASGGGQLPYTVANLAIAPANRQVLHQRIAQRFTQMLEQGFIDEVVALRSRSDLHAGLPSIRAVGYRQVWDYLDGKLTSAEMQERGIIATRQLAKRQFTWLRSWADLQWLDSLDCDNLPRALKYLGTISILS, from the coding sequence ATGACTCAGCTTCCTCCAGCGATTTTCCTCATGGGCCCGACCGCTGCGGGCAAGACCGACTTGGCCATCGAGCTGAGCAAGGTGCTGCCTTGCGAGTTGATCAGTGTCGACTCGGCGCTGGTCTATCGCGGCATGGACATCGGCACCGCCAAGCCTTCCAGGGAATTGCTGGCGCAATATCCCCATCGTCTGATCGACATTCTCGATCCCGCAGAAAGCTATTCAGCGGCGGACTTTCGTACCGATGCCCTGGCGGCGATGGCCGATATCACCGCGCGGGGCAAGATTCCGCTGCTGGTGGGTGGCACCATGCTGTACTACAAGGCGCTGCTGGAAGGCCTGGCGGACATGCCGCCGGCGGACTTGCAGGTACGTGCCGAGCTTGAAGAAGAGGCCCAGCGCCTGGGGTGGCAGGCATTGCATGATCAGTTGGCTGCGGTGGATCCGGAGTCGGCCGCGAGGATCCATCCGAATGATCCCCAGCGTCTGACTCGGGCACTGGAAGTCTATCGGGTCAGTGGGCTGACGATGACCGCTCATCGTCAGCGTCAATTGGCGCAAAGTACTGAAGCAGGCGCATCGGGAGGCGGTCAATTGCCCTATACTGTCGCCAATCTGGCCATCGCTCCGGCGAATCGTCAGGTACTGCACCAGCGTATTGCACAAAGATTCACACAAATGTTGGAACAGGGATTCATTGATGAGGTCGTAGCTCTGCGCTCCAGAAGTGACCTGCACGCCGGGTTACCGTCTATACGTGCTGTGGGCTACCGCCAAGTCTGGGATTACCTGGATGGCAAACTGACGTCAGCCGAAATGCAGGAGCGGGGCATCATTGCCACGCGCCAATTGGCGAAGCGGCAGTTCACCTGGTTACGCAGTTGGGCTGACCTGCAATGGTTGGACAGTCTGGATTGCGACAATCTGCCACGCGCCTTGAAATACTTAGGGACGATCTCCATATTGAGCTGA
- the hfq gene encoding RNA chaperone Hfq translates to MSKGHSLQDPYLNTLRKEKVGVSIYLVNGIKLQGTIESFDQFVILLKNTVSQMVYKHAISTVVPVRPIRLPSASESEQGDAEPGNA, encoded by the coding sequence ATGTCAAAAGGGCATTCGCTACAAGACCCTTACTTGAATACATTGCGTAAAGAGAAAGTTGGGGTATCCATCTATCTGGTTAACGGAATCAAACTGCAAGGCACGATCGAGTCCTTTGACCAGTTCGTCATCCTGCTGAAAAACACCGTCAGCCAAATGGTTTACAAGCACGCTATCTCTACAGTGGTTCCGGTTCGCCCAATTCGTCTGCCTAGCGCATCCGAATCCGAACAGGGTGACGCTGAGCCAGGTAACGCCTGA
- the hflX gene encoding ribosome rescue GTPase HflX: MFFERHGGGERAILVHLDGQDPEAREDPQEFQELALSAGAETVAFVSVPRHRPTAKYLVGSGKVEELRDLVKAEQVDLVIFNHILTPSQERNLERVFECRVIDRTGLILDIFAQRARTHEGKLQVELAQLEHMSTRLVRGWTHLERQKGGIGLRGPGETQLETDRRLLRVRLRQIKARLEKVRSQREQARRGRKRADIPSVSLVGYTNAGKSTLFNAVTASDVFAADQLFATLDPTLRRLELDDLGPIVLADTVGFIRHLPHKLVEAFRATLEESSNSDLLLHVIDAHEPERTAQIEQVMVVLGEIGAQDLPILEVYNKLDLLEGVEPQIQRDPDGKPQRVWLSARDGQGLDLLKQAIAELLGEDLFVGTLRLPQRFARLRAQFFQLNAVQKEDHDDEGVSLLAVRLPRAELNRLVSREGLQPSEFIEQHTLQ, from the coding sequence TTGTTCTTTGAGCGCCACGGTGGTGGTGAACGGGCCATTCTCGTTCACTTGGATGGTCAGGACCCTGAGGCGCGCGAAGATCCGCAGGAGTTTCAGGAGCTGGCATTATCGGCCGGCGCCGAGACCGTCGCGTTTGTTAGCGTGCCGCGTCATCGGCCAACCGCCAAATACCTGGTTGGCAGCGGCAAGGTCGAGGAATTGCGCGACCTGGTCAAAGCCGAACAGGTAGACCTGGTGATTTTCAATCACATCCTCACGCCCAGTCAGGAACGTAACCTCGAACGTGTATTCGAGTGTCGCGTGATTGACCGCACGGGTCTGATTCTCGATATCTTCGCTCAGCGTGCGCGCACCCACGAAGGCAAGCTTCAGGTTGAACTGGCCCAGCTTGAGCACATGAGCACGCGGCTGGTCCGTGGCTGGACTCACCTTGAACGGCAGAAGGGCGGTATCGGTCTGCGCGGTCCGGGTGAAACCCAGTTGGAAACCGACCGGCGCCTGCTGCGAGTGCGTCTGCGGCAGATCAAGGCGCGCCTGGAAAAGGTTCGCAGTCAACGTGAACAGGCCCGCCGTGGCCGCAAGCGTGCCGACATTCCTTCGGTGTCGCTGGTGGGCTATACCAACGCTGGCAAGTCTACGTTGTTCAATGCTGTCACCGCCTCCGATGTGTTCGCCGCCGACCAGCTGTTCGCTACCCTCGATCCGACGTTGCGCCGCCTGGAGCTGGATGATCTGGGGCCGATTGTATTGGCCGATACCGTGGGATTCATTCGTCACCTGCCGCATAAGCTGGTGGAGGCATTTCGAGCTACCCTCGAAGAGTCCAGCAACTCCGACCTGCTGCTGCATGTGATCGACGCGCATGAGCCCGAGCGTACTGCCCAGATCGAGCAGGTGATGGTGGTGCTGGGCGAGATCGGGGCTCAAGACTTGCCGATCCTGGAGGTCTATAACAAACTCGATTTGCTCGAGGGTGTGGAGCCGCAGATCCAGCGCGATCCGGACGGCAAGCCGCAGCGAGTCTGGTTGTCGGCCCGTGACGGCCAGGGGCTGGATCTGCTCAAGCAGGCCATCGCGGAACTGCTGGGTGAAGATTTGTTCGTGGGCACCTTGCGCTTGCCTCAACGTTTTGCTCGACTGCGAGCACAGTTTTTCCAGTTGAACGCTGTGCAGAAAGAAGATCACGACGACGAGGGTGTCAGTTTGCTGGCCGTTCGCCTGCCGCGGGCCGAGTTGAACCGGCTGGTCAGTCGCGAAGGTTTGCAGCCGTCGGAATTCATCGAGCAACACACTTTGCAATAA
- the hflK gene encoding FtsH protease activity modulator HflK, whose amino-acid sequence MAWNEPGGNSNNQDPWGGKRRNNGDRKGPPDLDEAFRKLQESLNGLFGGGKKRGDDGGSSGKGGGFGLLGIGLVVLAAVWLYSAVYVVDEQEQAVVLRFGKYYETVGPGLNIYFPPIDRKYMENVTRERAYTKQGQMLTEDENIVEVPLTVQYKISNLQDFVLNVDQPEISLQHATDSALRHVVGSTAMDQVLTEGRELMASEIKERLQRFLDNYRTGITVTQVNVQSAAAPREVQEAFDDVIRAREDEQRSRNQAETYANGVVPEARGQAQRILEDANGYRDEVVSRAKGEADRFTKLVAEYRKAPEVTRQRLYLDTMQEVFSNTSKVLVTGSKGGQNNLLYLPLDKMIDSGRSGAAPVTGSASAASNEANARAAADHMQQQQQTRSRESR is encoded by the coding sequence ATGGCTTGGAATGAGCCGGGTGGCAACTCGAATAATCAGGACCCTTGGGGTGGTAAGCGCCGCAATAATGGCGATCGCAAGGGGCCACCAGATCTCGACGAGGCCTTCCGTAAGCTGCAGGAAAGCCTGAATGGGTTGTTCGGTGGTGGTAAGAAACGTGGTGATGACGGCGGTAGCTCCGGCAAGGGCGGTGGTTTCGGCTTGCTGGGTATTGGTCTTGTCGTGCTGGCGGCCGTGTGGCTGTACAGCGCGGTTTATGTAGTCGATGAGCAGGAGCAGGCCGTGGTGCTGCGCTTCGGCAAATACTACGAAACCGTCGGCCCGGGTCTGAACATCTACTTCCCGCCGATCGATCGCAAGTACATGGAAAACGTCACGCGCGAGCGTGCCTATACCAAGCAGGGGCAGATGCTCACCGAGGACGAGAACATCGTCGAAGTGCCGCTGACCGTGCAGTACAAGATCAGCAATCTGCAGGACTTCGTGCTGAACGTAGATCAGCCGGAAATCAGCCTGCAGCATGCAACCGACAGCGCCCTGCGCCATGTGGTGGGTTCGACCGCCATGGACCAGGTGCTGACGGAAGGCCGTGAATTGATGGCCAGCGAGATCAAGGAGCGTCTGCAACGTTTCCTCGACAACTACCGCACCGGTATCACCGTGACTCAGGTGAACGTACAGAGCGCAGCTGCACCGCGTGAAGTGCAGGAAGCCTTCGACGACGTGATCCGTGCCCGTGAAGATGAACAGCGCTCGCGCAACCAGGCTGAAACCTATGCCAACGGCGTAGTGCCGGAGGCTCGTGGTCAGGCTCAGCGCATTCTCGAGGATGCCAACGGTTATCGCGATGAAGTGGTTTCTCGGGCCAAGGGTGAGGCCGATCGCTTCACCAAGCTGGTTGCCGAATACCGCAAGGCTCCTGAAGTCACACGTCAGCGCCTGTACCTGGACACCATGCAGGAAGTCTTCAGCAACACCAGCAAGGTGTTGGTGACCGGCAGCAAGGGTGGGCAGAACAACCTGCTCTACCTGCCGCTGGACAAGATGATCGACAGTGGTCGTAGCGGCGCTGCTCCGGTAACGGGCTCGGCTTCTGCGGCCAGCAATGAAGCGAACGCGCGCGCTGCGGCTGATCATATGCAGCAACAGCAGCAGACGCGTTCTAGGGAGAGTCGCTGA
- the hflC gene encoding protease modulator HflC, with the protein MSNKSLIALIVGVVVAVVAWNSFYIVAQTERAVLLQFGRVVQADVQPGLHVKVPYVNQVRKFDARLMTLDAPTQRFLTLEKKAVMVDAYAKWRVKDAERFYTATSGLKQIADERLSRRLESGLRDQFGKRTLHEVVSGERDALMADITASLNKMAEKELGIEVVDVRVKAIDLPKEVNRSVFERMSTEREREAREHRAKGNELAEGIRADADRQRRVLLAEAYRESEEVRGDGDAQAAAIYAKAYGQDQEFYAFYRSLRAYRESFANKSDVMVLDPSSDFFHYLEKSKP; encoded by the coding sequence ATGAGCAATAAATCGCTGATCGCCCTGATCGTGGGTGTTGTCGTGGCGGTGGTTGCCTGGAACAGCTTCTACATCGTCGCTCAGACCGAGCGTGCGGTGTTGCTGCAGTTCGGTCGTGTGGTCCAGGCCGATGTCCAGCCTGGCCTGCATGTGAAAGTGCCCTATGTGAACCAGGTGCGTAAGTTCGACGCGCGCCTGATGACCCTGGATGCACCGACGCAGCGCTTCCTGACTCTGGAAAAGAAAGCCGTGATGGTGGATGCCTACGCCAAGTGGCGGGTCAAGGATGCCGAGCGCTTCTACACCGCCACATCCGGCCTCAAGCAGATCGCCGACGAGCGTCTTTCTCGTCGTCTGGAATCGGGCCTGCGTGACCAGTTTGGTAAGCGCACCCTGCATGAAGTGGTTTCCGGCGAGCGTGACGCGCTGATGGCGGATATCACCGCTTCGCTGAACAAGATGGCCGAGAAGGAACTGGGTATCGAGGTGGTCGATGTCCGGGTCAAGGCGATCGATCTGCCGAAGGAAGTGAACCGCAGCGTGTTCGAGCGCATGAGCACCGAGCGTGAGCGTGAGGCTCGCGAGCACCGGGCCAAGGGTAACGAGCTGGCGGAAGGCATTCGTGCCGACGCTGATCGTCAGCGGCGTGTGTTGCTGGCTGAAGCCTATCGCGAGTCTGAAGAGGTGCGCGGTGATGGCGATGCCCAGGCGGCGGCGATCTATGCCAAGGCCTACGGTCAGGATCAGGAGTTCTACGCGTTCTATCGTAGCCTGCGTGCCTACCGCGAAAGCTTCGCGAACAAATCCGACGTCATGGTCCTGGACCCAAGCAGCGACTTTTTCCACTATCTGGAAAAGTCCAAGCCTTGA
- a CDS encoding ATP phosphoribosyltransferase regulatory subunit: MATVDRWLLPDGIEEVLPPEAARIEVARRQVLDLFQSWGYEFVVTPHIEYLESLLTGAGQDLDLRTFKVIDPQSGRQMGFRADITPQVARIDAHTLRREGPSRLCYAGSVLHAQPRALSSSRSPIQLGAELYGDASPSSDVEVISLMLAMLQLADVPDVHMDLGHVGIYRGLAQAAGLSGAVEQQLFDALQRKAIDEVISLTQGLPADLADMLRSLVDLCGSREVLGDARRRLAGAPTSVLLALDELLTIAERLSVRFPDLPLYFDLGELRGYHYHTGVVFAVFVPGVGQSIAQGGRYDDIGADFGRARPATGFSTDLKTLVTLGRAEVELPSGGIWMPDSTDAALWQTVCQLRSEGQRVVQALPGQPLAAAREADCDRQLIQQNGLWQVLPLAS, translated from the coding sequence ATGGCAACGGTAGACCGCTGGCTGCTGCCAGATGGCATCGAAGAAGTATTGCCGCCGGAAGCGGCGCGCATTGAAGTAGCGCGTCGTCAGGTGTTGGATCTGTTTCAGAGCTGGGGTTACGAGTTCGTCGTTACTCCCCATATCGAATACCTGGAATCCCTGTTGACGGGCGCTGGCCAGGACCTGGATCTGCGCACCTTCAAGGTCATCGACCCACAATCGGGTCGGCAGATGGGGTTCCGTGCCGACATCACGCCACAGGTGGCGCGTATCGATGCTCACACTCTGCGCCGCGAAGGGCCGAGCCGCCTGTGCTACGCCGGCAGCGTGCTGCATGCGCAGCCCCGAGCCTTGTCGTCCTCGCGCAGCCCGATCCAACTGGGCGCCGAGTTGTACGGCGATGCCAGCCCAAGTAGCGACGTCGAGGTCATCAGCCTGATGCTGGCCATGCTGCAACTGGCCGATGTGCCTGATGTGCACATGGATCTGGGGCATGTAGGTATCTACCGTGGCCTGGCTCAGGCTGCCGGTCTGTCCGGTGCCGTAGAGCAGCAATTGTTCGATGCCCTGCAGCGCAAGGCGATTGATGAAGTCATCAGTCTGACCCAGGGCCTGCCGGCCGATCTGGCCGATATGCTGCGTTCCCTGGTGGACCTGTGCGGCAGTCGCGAAGTACTGGGTGATGCACGCCGTCGCCTGGCTGGTGCACCGACTTCGGTGCTGTTGGCGCTGGATGAATTGCTGACCATCGCCGAGCGCCTGTCCGTGCGATTCCCGGACTTGCCGCTGTATTTCGACCTGGGCGAGTTGCGCGGCTACCACTACCACACCGGCGTGGTGTTCGCGGTGTTCGTGCCGGGCGTGGGTCAATCCATTGCCCAGGGCGGTCGTTACGATGACATCGGCGCGGACTTCGGACGTGCCCGTCCGGCGACCGGTTTCTCCACCGATTTGAAGACCCTGGTGACCCTGGGGCGTGCTGAAGTCGAGCTACCGTCTGGCGGTATCTGGATGCCTGACAGCACTGACGCGGCACTCTGGCAGACCGTCTGCCAGTTGCGCAGTGAGGGTCAGCGTGTGGTTCAGGCCTTGCCTGGACAACCTTTGGCCGCCGCCCGTGAAGCGGACTGCGACCGGCAATTGATTCAGCAGAATGGGCTTTGGCAAGTATTGCCGCTGGCTTCTTGA